Within the Mustela lutreola isolate mMusLut2 chromosome 2, mMusLut2.pri, whole genome shotgun sequence genome, the region TAGTAAACAGTGACAGGTTACACCTGAGGAGAGTAAGGTGAGATGGGGTGCTGACGAGGAGAAGGCGGTAAGCTGATGGAATGCAGTATTGTTGGTGGCTGGGTGATTTCTGTAGGGACAGCTCGTATTTTTGGTCCCAAATCTAGACATTTTGGAGTAGCAATCCAATTTAATGTTTTATGCAGGTGGCTATTGGTGGTTATAAAAAACAAGATTTAGAATTAtaaaatggaggggtgcctgggtgtctcagtgggttaagcctctgccttcggctcaggttatgatctcagggtcctgggattggcccctgcatcgggctctctgctcagcagggaacctgcttccccctctctttctgcctacctctgcctgcttgtgacctctctctcacactctctcctctttctctgttaaataaataaataaaatctttaaaaaaaaaaaagaatcataaaatggAGGTTGGATTTCCAGGTCTGCCATTTTAATGGAGATGTGATCTTGGGTAAGTCATTTAATTACAGAATCTGTTACTtgtaatagaagaaaaatacttgatgtgtgtgtgtgtaaattggGTTGTAAGAAATTAGCAAGAACTTAGTTAAATTgtcatcttaaaaattaaattatcactACTTTGATTACcttcttttctcagtttttcatcCTCCGATAAATGAACAATTCAAGTTTTGTCCAAAACATAGTTGTAATATGCAAGTCCTTCCCTTACCAACCAATTTGCCTTCATTTAATAAAGTACGTTGGGACACTTTGCGGGACTGGTGCCAACAACTGAATTTGAGCACGGATGGCCGGGTAAGTGCACTGGTGGGAAACTGCTGCACAGAGCAAGTGTGGAAAGCTTTGCCAgtttgtaattttcatttcccctttTAATGTCCTTAGAAAATAGAGGTTTATATGAGGCTCCAGAAACATGCTTACCCTGAAATAAACCAGGTGAGTAAGGAGTATGGTGAGAATGGAAAGGTAAGTTCTGATTGTGAATTGTTCCTTCTGTTTCACCATTTCTATAAATGTTGTATCTCTTAGGCAGATTTCTCAACCAGGGCTATTGACattttggataaagaagatgttgtatatataatgcaaaggaatattattcagccattaaaaagaaagaaatatttgccaTGTATGACAATATGGATCGACCTACAGGGTATTcagataagtcagagaaacaaatacatgatttcacttacatgtggaatctaaaaacaaacaaaacagaagcgAGGTCACAGAAACCGGGAATGATCTGGAGGTTGCCTGATGGAGAAGTTTGGGGGGATGGACAGAATAAGGGATAGGAATTAAAAGATactaacttccagttataaagtaagtAAGACATTGAGGATGCagtgtacagcatagggaatatagtcagtcaTATTATAActaaactttgtatggtgacagatggtagctagacTTACAGTGATCATttggtaatatatataaatgttgaatcagcATGTtttacacccgaaactaataaaatactgtatgtgaactctacttcaattaaaaaaaaagactggacaTTTTGGTCTAAATACCTTGTTTTGGTTGGGGTGGGGAGTTGTCTCATGCATTTTAGGCCtaaacatccctggcctctactcacTAAATGTCGTGGCAATGTCTTCTGCTTTCCCCACTCCCACACCCTCAGTTTTAACAATTAGAAATTTCTCTTAGTTGCTCAAAGGGAACTAATAATCTTAAGTATATCCTACACTTAACACATATGGGtcaatgtattaaaaaatgataaaattgacACAAAACACAAAAGTCTTCAGGGCAGTAGCACTTCTCTGAAACCTCACCATGAATCCCATTTGCAGAGTATTCCTGAAACATCACCAGAAGCTAAATTGCAGTCATGTTCAAGGAAAGGCAAGATGGTGGCCAAGAAAGCAAGGCTTTGGAAAAGTTGtaagaagagtgagagagaggaggggattaATGCAGTCGAGGTGGTAACATCAGCACAGGAAGGCATGTTGGCAGCATGGTCAAGAATTGCTGCGAGAGCCAGTCAGTCCAAGTCTGTGAATTCACGTTCCATTCCTGCTTCTGTTGAGACCTTTCTGCTGCAAGCCTCTGGTAAGATCACCTTAAAAGAGTGAGCACTGGGtggggctggctggctcagtccgtagagcaTGCAAACTCTAGATCTCATGGATCATgaactcaagccccacattgggtacagagcctacttccaaaaaaaaaaaaaaaaaaaaaaagaccgaggGGTATTCCAGAGAAATAAGTCCTCCACTGAAAAGCAGTAAAAGGGAAAGAGCTAAAGTATTGTAGATTGGATAGGAGATTTACATAGGAGTTATCCTTTCATTGACAGGTAGTCGAGTTTTGCATGGATCAATAATGTCTAAGCTAAATGATTGAGTGGTGACCCTTTCTCAGCAAAAATTCAAGGTGGGAAGAAAGCATAATCTGATAATGTGGTCAACCACAGTCTGAggccttccccttctctccctccttcaggGATGTTGTAACACTCAATAAGCATGTGTGTGTTAGAACTGAACAATTTCCGTTCAGATCCTTACTTCCTAGGTCTCTGGCATTGGCGCATTAGCTTAAGCCGTGGTATCCTGATTTACACAGTGATGATGGCAACTGTTGTGCTTCATAGAATGATTTTGAGACTTAGAAGATATAATTTGGCACTTTAAAAGCCCTCATAAGGGATCTGGGGAGTAACTTAGCTCCACTTTGGGCCAGCTCTGGCTCCTGAAtgtcatttctgttttcatctccCGTAAACACCATCTCAGGCCAGCGCAAagtccccttccttctttttggCTTGAATTCTTTCCCACTGTTCTTCTTATCAGAAGtgatcttgatttttttatatgcaGGGCTGATGTTCACtcacaagaaatccagccagagGGAAGACAGGGAATGTAAATGGGCCTGCTGTCTGCTCCCCACACTGCACCCCCATCTGTGAGAGGAGTGGGTACCTCTTGCTTATTTGCACAAGCACTGTGCAGTCCCAGAGCTGTTTCTGGAGGACCGAGGTCCCAGAGAAGACAGCTCTTTCCGATTCTCGTTAATGTGCTGTATGAGCTAGTAGCATCCCACATATGCTAAATCAGCCTTTTAGTTCCTATTCATTCAGCagttattaagcacctactgtgatCTATGAGTGTGCTTAGCCTCCAGCTGCACTGTGCTAAACACACAGTTTCTCCTCCTGTCTTAGAATGGAGAGAGATTTTACAGATATGTAAGCCCCCAGTGACGGCTCCTTTCTCTAAGTTTCATACATTTGTTATCTGTAGGACTTCGCTTTTTCTCAAATATCCCATCTTCCCAATTAGAGTGTTCcttaggcttttattttattttttttaaagattttatttgagagagagagcgagagtgttGCGTGCACACAGACTCAGAAGCAAGGTGGGagttgggaaggagggagaaggggcagagggagagagagaagcagacaccctgctgagcagatagagggctccatcctaggaccctgagatcaagacctgagcccaagtcagaggcctaaccgactgagccacccaggtactctgtTCCTTAGACTCGGTTAAGCAGAGAtccttttgcctgttttgtgtagTTGAGGCAATGTAATATAATGGTCGGGCCAATGGGCTATGAATCAGAATATCTTATCCATGTCTTGGTCTGGAAAAGTTATATTTAACATAAGCTATGCTACCTGACctgcaaataaaagtaaaaggtaAATATTAATAATGCTCTTAAGAATAAACATATTCATCCATGTAAACCACTTAGCAAAATCTTAAGAGACAGCAACCATTCCCAAAATTGTTACCTCTTGCACTATATAATTTGTGAAGTCAGATTGTAGCATCTTCGATGTACATTTTTCTTACCTTTCATTCAGTTGATTAAGAGACTATAAGGGTAGAATTGAGAGTGACTCGCTGAGGGGTTGGGTGAGGGCGCTCTCACTTGATCTTTGCTGTTTGtgtttgcttccctttctctcctcaggTGTCCGGTGGTGTGTGGTCCATGGCAGACCTCTCTTGGCAGACACACAAGGTTGGGTTCGCCTGCAATTTCATGCAGGTCAGGCCTGGGTGCCTGACACTCCCAAAAGgatgatctctctcttcctgttacCCGCCTGCACTTTCCCACCCCCAGGCCTAGAAGACAACATGTTATGCCCTGAATGTGTGAAGAGGTAACCcttaagtatttttctaagtgtGGCACACAGCAAAGGAGATGTCTGGATAGGTTTCTGAATAATTTAGTAGGAGAATGCAGAAGGCAGTGTGCTGTTTTCTTAATTTGCCATATAGATCAGGCAAAAATAGGAAGCAGAAAATTGAGTGGTGGATTAGAACTCCGGTAAATGTAGCTTCTTAGAAACTTCAACAACGTATCCAAGTTAGGACCTTAACTGCCTCCATTTTAGAGAcatgttttaaggaaaaaaataaaaatacataaaagacttGGAGTTCAAATACAAGATTCTTTCCTGGGGATACACAAATTAGAAAGATAAAATCCATGTAGCACTCGAGAATGAAAAGGAGTAGGAGATGTTGTGAAAGTGTAGGGTAGTACCTATATTGGGGTAGCTTAGAGAAACTTCCCAAAGGATTATATGTACTGAGAGAAGGTTTACCATTTGGAAAGTAATAATTAGGGTGGCCTAACTAGTGGAAATAGCCcatacaaatacatggaagtcAAATATGACATACTTAGAAATTGCAAATAGGTAAGTATGTCTGAAGCTTCTATGACAAATAAGTGGGAAAAGGGAGGAGCAGACCAagttttatatctatataaaagttctttttttcccacaagTTTTCTATCTATATAAAAGtactctctcacgctctctctttaaaagaaaaaaaaaaaaaaatttatttgtcagcaaaagcagggagaatggagggagagggagaaacaggctccctcctgagcaaggaccCCTGTGCAGGATTGGagtccatgaccctgagatcatgacctgagctgaaggtagacgcttaacctactgagccacccaggcgtcccta harbors:
- the DPPA2 gene encoding developmental pluripotency-associated protein 2 translates to MACSAYENNEQNFSEEAVEEESVILTLVPVSEEPNEEHQMEPSVSSTSEISLMMPGSSDKVFHPPINEQFKFCPKHSCNMQVLPLPTNLPSFNKVRWDTLRDWCQQLNLSTDGRKIEVYMRLQKHAYPEINQSIPETSPEAKLQSCSRKGKMVAKKARLWKSCKKSEREEGINAVEVVTSAQEGMLAAWSRIAARASQSKSVNSRSIPASVETFLLQASGVRWCVVHGRPLLADTQGWVRLQFHAGQAWVPDTPKRMISLFLLPACTFPPPGLEDNMLCPECVKRNKKMMKRLIALGKEKRPRLNKPTSFPLDGPYLNKE